Proteins encoded within one genomic window of Synergistaceae bacterium DZ-S4:
- the gpmA gene encoding 2,3-diphosphoglycerate-dependent phosphoglycerate mutase — MYKVVLLRHGESEWNRENRFTGWTDVPLSEKGLTEAQSAGRILKEKGFVFDKAYTSVLKRAIKTLWCVLEEMDLMWIPVENSWKLNERHYGGLQGLNKSETAAKYGDEQVKIWRRSYATRPPLLDKSDERYPGKDPRYAGLSEKELPEGECLEDTVARVVPYWKETIAPDIRAGKKLVIAAHGNSLRALVKYLDVISEKEILELNIPTGIPLIYELDEELKPIRHYYLGDEDAIAAAQAAVANQGKSR; from the coding sequence ATGTACAAGGTGGTCTTGCTCAGGCACGGGGAAAGCGAATGGAACAGGGAGAACAGGTTTACGGGATGGACGGACGTGCCGCTTTCCGAAAAGGGACTTACGGAAGCACAGTCTGCGGGCAGAATACTGAAGGAAAAGGGATTTGTCTTCGACAAGGCCTATACCTCCGTCCTAAAAAGAGCGATCAAGACCCTCTGGTGCGTACTTGAAGAAATGGACCTCATGTGGATCCCCGTGGAGAACTCATGGAAGCTTAACGAACGCCACTACGGAGGGCTCCAGGGGCTCAACAAGTCCGAGACCGCCGCGAAGTACGGAGATGAACAGGTAAAGATCTGGAGGCGCAGCTACGCCACACGCCCCCCCCTTCTCGATAAAAGCGATGAAAGGTACCCGGGGAAAGATCCCAGGTACGCCGGACTTTCCGAAAAGGAGCTCCCTGAGGGAGAGTGCCTTGAAGACACAGTGGCAAGAGTAGTGCCGTACTGGAAAGAAACCATCGCTCCGGACATAAGGGCAGGCAAGAAACTTGTTATAGCGGCTCACGGCAACAGCCTCAGGGCACTTGTAAAGTACCTTGACGTAATATCGGAGAAAGAGATACTGGAACTCAACATCCCCACCGGCATCCCCCTCATCTACGAACTTGACGAAGAGCTCAAACCGATCAGGCACTATTACCTCGGCGATGAGGACGCTATAGCAGCTGCCCAGGCCGCTGTTGCAAACCAGGGCAAGAGCAGGTAA
- a CDS encoding formimidoylglutamase encodes MVYILEKADRDLFYSRNDPKDRRLGELIHRGKLSAVRDSDVVIIGAPEDRGVTANKGRPGAAKGPDDVRRRLYKLTPGFNMDLDRIRVIDTGNISTKGLTLEEVHLALQEAVADAVSRGGIPLVIGGGHDLTYPGVAGLVQGAGLKKDSLGLINVDAHLDVRTDENGINSGTSFYRALTQLPDKALLGNAFVEFAIQEPYNSPYYYNWVKKQGGSVFTLKEVSERVMESFLQALSIVSKKGRTVALSLDIDAVRSTEAPGASASNPSGLKAPELDKIAYLAGRSQQIRYLDIMEVSPPLDQDHRTASLAASSIFWFLRGLSER; translated from the coding sequence ATGGTATACATTCTCGAAAAGGCAGACAGAGACCTCTTTTACAGCAGGAACGACCCAAAAGACAGACGGCTGGGTGAACTGATCCACAGAGGCAAACTCTCGGCCGTTCGCGATTCCGATGTGGTCATCATAGGCGCCCCCGAAGACAGGGGCGTGACGGCAAACAAGGGCAGGCCCGGCGCAGCGAAAGGCCCCGACGACGTCAGGCGGCGCCTTTACAAACTGACTCCGGGATTCAACATGGACCTGGACAGGATAAGGGTCATAGATACAGGGAACATATCGACAAAGGGGCTGACCCTGGAAGAGGTGCACCTCGCCCTGCAGGAAGCTGTGGCCGATGCAGTCTCAAGGGGCGGGATCCCCCTGGTAATAGGCGGGGGACACGACCTCACGTATCCGGGTGTCGCAGGGCTGGTGCAGGGCGCCGGACTGAAAAAGGACTCCCTGGGACTGATAAACGTAGACGCGCACCTCGACGTCAGGACGGACGAGAACGGCATAAACAGCGGCACTTCCTTCTACAGGGCCCTTACACAGCTTCCGGACAAAGCCCTGTTGGGAAACGCGTTCGTTGAATTCGCCATACAGGAACCTTACAACTCACCCTACTATTACAACTGGGTAAAGAAGCAGGGAGGAAGTGTATTCACCCTTAAAGAGGTCTCGGAACGGGTGATGGAATCTTTTTTGCAGGCCCTCAGCATCGTCAGCAAGAAAGGTCGTACAGTCGCACTCTCCCTTGACATAGACGCCGTCAGAAGCACTGAGGCGCCGGGAGCATCAGCGAGCAACCCGAGCGGACTCAAGGCGCCCGAACTGGACAAGATAGCCTACCTTGCAGGCAGAAGCCAGCAGATACGGTACCTCGACATAATGGAGGTCTCCCCTCCGTTGGACCAGGACCACCGAACGGCATCCCTTGCGGCATCCTCCATCTTCTGGTTCCTCAGGGGCCTCTCCGAAAGATAA
- a CDS encoding TolC family protein — protein sequence MKKKATILMIMVLALLCRTLPAGADDGLIDIHGAVELTLKNNSGLRLLRQETIKAYAFKIQADGTLLPSITANAGLDRQKESTTNDGERNDNKTAGVTLEQTIYSGGKNSAIRDQSKQVKNMAEMIIADGENNAVGELYARFYNVLLQCERIKAEESAVSTSEQHLREVRRMRELGLANSLEVIRAGQQLATNTANLSTAKGLYESAHISLMNYMAIPPEKRVGVKGELNVPEAEGGRPLSLERAQANRADLKKLEEQLEYQKNQILIEKSGSRPKITFGASAGYLDPYQKTDRGDDTWRAELSVTVPIFDRNTSRGNAIKAGAVLEQDKIALEQKELDIKSEVEIAWSETESTLHHLKASEKALDLAKESLRLAEVGFREGVTPQLDLLNAQTSLTSARLDHARSQFNHLIAIVALKVTEGTVIQWTGERRLP from the coding sequence ATGAAAAAAAAGGCAACCATCCTAATGATAATGGTTTTGGCGCTGCTCTGCCGGACACTGCCTGCCGGAGCTGATGACGGGCTTATCGACATACACGGGGCTGTCGAACTCACCCTGAAGAACAATTCAGGCCTTAGATTACTCAGGCAGGAGACAATAAAGGCATACGCGTTCAAGATACAGGCCGACGGGACTCTCCTCCCGAGCATCACCGCCAACGCCGGCCTGGACAGGCAGAAGGAGAGTACTACTAATGACGGAGAAAGAAACGACAACAAAACTGCCGGGGTGACGCTTGAGCAGACGATCTACTCCGGAGGCAAAAATTCCGCGATAAGAGACCAGTCAAAACAGGTAAAGAACATGGCGGAGATGATAATAGCAGACGGCGAGAACAATGCTGTGGGAGAACTCTACGCAAGGTTCTACAACGTGCTTCTGCAGTGTGAGAGGATAAAGGCCGAGGAGTCAGCTGTCAGTACATCCGAACAGCACCTCAGGGAGGTCCGAAGGATGAGGGAGCTTGGGCTCGCCAACAGTCTTGAAGTGATACGTGCAGGACAGCAGCTCGCCACGAACACGGCAAACCTAAGCACCGCAAAGGGGCTGTATGAGTCTGCCCATATCTCGCTTATGAATTACATGGCCATCCCTCCCGAGAAAAGGGTCGGTGTGAAGGGAGAACTTAACGTCCCGGAAGCGGAAGGAGGCAGGCCGCTCTCCCTCGAAAGAGCTCAGGCCAACAGGGCTGACCTGAAGAAACTTGAAGAACAGCTGGAATACCAGAAAAACCAGATATTGATAGAAAAAAGCGGCAGCAGGCCTAAAATAACCTTTGGCGCATCAGCAGGATATCTGGATCCCTACCAGAAGACAGATAGAGGGGACGACACCTGGAGGGCCGAGCTCTCGGTCACTGTGCCCATCTTCGACAGGAACACCTCAAGGGGAAACGCAATAAAGGCCGGCGCCGTGCTTGAACAGGACAAAATTGCGCTTGAACAGAAGGAACTGGACATAAAATCAGAGGTGGAGATCGCCTGGTCAGAGACAGAAAGCACCCTCCACCACCTTAAGGCTTCGGAAAAGGCCCTTGATCTGGCAAAGGAGTCCCTGCGGCTCGCCGAGGTGGGATTCCGTGAAGGAGTAACTCCGCAGCTTGACCTGCTGAACGCACAGACTTCGCTCACATCGGCAAGGCTGGATCACGCCAGGTCCCAGTTCAACCACCTTATAGCGATAGTTGCGCTGAAAGTTACAGAGGGGACAGTCATACAATGGACCGGGGAGAGAAGACTACCATGA
- a CDS encoding diguanylate cyclase yields the protein MKLRRLFWLVFLLCSVIPPLILSVFLITRSYNTEKNLVLRNLQTTSAVLSTSLSNILDANRTDIAATFEGPALQRVLASGKDFRELDKDSKEYLVKVFKSRVRASALVMGVALMDKEGYIVASSNEQLMGSKNPLPENSLEKAKEKKGYYLTDTFYIPLMTKVPLYAMIMPLYNNGNFRGALGFSFSADFIQKMVDRAELTKRFQTRLITVVDRNNRIISTSDPDFYRGESLSNYLEKPLSEGSSDISGGENGAPKKPELVRFKTSRGNNIGYFSRIEENGWGLILSIDENEIMAPLREMILWNAIFAAAVIIAVSMIFTRLSSYFSGPFLKLTDAMERYRRGDQSARFEYRGDDEFGQIAVTFNEMAETLNVVLSNEKLKSKYYEDKSNVDQLSGILNKAATETLISKILDDSTDTDAHAVLIMDIDNFKSINDNFGHAAGDRVIKEVAAELKKTFREMDIVGRIGGDEFMVFIRHVEDIAVIREKAEHIAEAAARSSCIVESLPDITMSIGCSRFPADGTTFRELYEKADKALYTTKRSGKNGFTVYEA from the coding sequence TTGAAACTTCGGCGCCTGTTTTGGCTTGTCTTTCTACTGTGCTCTGTAATACCGCCCCTTATACTCTCCGTTTTCCTTATCACCAGATCATACAATACCGAGAAAAATCTGGTACTCAGAAACCTCCAGACAACTTCGGCCGTATTATCGACTTCACTGAGCAACATTCTTGATGCCAACAGGACAGACATAGCCGCCACTTTCGAAGGACCGGCACTGCAGAGAGTACTCGCATCAGGAAAAGATTTCCGGGAGCTGGACAAGGATTCAAAGGAATACCTCGTTAAGGTTTTCAAATCCAGAGTAAGGGCTTCCGCACTTGTAATGGGAGTCGCCCTGATGGACAAAGAGGGATACATTGTAGCAAGCAGCAACGAGCAGCTTATGGGCAGCAAAAACCCCCTCCCGGAAAACTCCCTCGAAAAGGCCAAAGAAAAAAAAGGCTATTACCTGACTGACACCTTCTACATCCCGCTTATGACCAAAGTACCCCTCTACGCGATGATAATGCCCCTTTACAATAATGGAAATTTCAGAGGAGCGCTTGGGTTCTCCTTTTCTGCGGATTTTATCCAAAAAATGGTGGACAGGGCGGAGCTGACCAAAAGATTCCAGACAAGGCTTATAACTGTAGTTGACAGGAACAACAGGATAATCTCGACGAGCGATCCTGATTTCTACAGAGGAGAGTCCTTAAGCAATTACCTTGAAAAGCCCTTGTCAGAAGGTTCTTCAGATATTTCCGGAGGGGAAAACGGAGCTCCGAAAAAGCCGGAGCTTGTAAGGTTCAAAACATCAAGGGGAAATAACATAGGCTATTTTTCAAGGATAGAAGAAAATGGATGGGGCCTGATCCTCTCGATAGACGAGAACGAGATAATGGCGCCCCTCCGCGAAATGATACTTTGGAACGCAATCTTCGCAGCCGCGGTGATCATTGCGGTCTCGATGATCTTCACCCGCCTGTCCTCCTATTTTTCAGGACCTTTCCTTAAACTGACAGACGCAATGGAGAGGTATCGCAGAGGAGATCAATCAGCCAGGTTCGAATACAGGGGAGACGATGAGTTCGGACAGATAGCCGTTACGTTCAACGAAATGGCAGAGACTCTAAATGTTGTCCTGTCCAATGAGAAATTGAAAAGCAAGTATTACGAGGACAAATCAAACGTTGACCAGCTTTCGGGCATACTGAACAAAGCAGCCACGGAGACACTCATATCAAAGATACTTGACGACAGTACCGATACCGACGCACATGCGGTCTTGATCATGGACATCGACAACTTCAAATCGATAAACGACAATTTCGGACACGCGGCAGGCGACAGAGTGATAAAGGAAGTCGCGGCCGAACTTAAAAAAACGTTCAGGGAGATGGATATCGTTGGGAGGATCGGCGGTGATGAGTTCATGGTCTTCATAAGACACGTTGAGGACATTGCAGTTATCAGGGAAAAAGCAGAGCACATAGCAGAGGCCGCGGCAAGGTCATCCTGCATTGTGGAAAGCCTGCCCGATATAACCATGAGCATCGGATGCAGCAGGTTCCCCGCAGACGGAACGACTTTCAGAGAACTATACGAAAAGGCAGATAAAGCTCTCTACACCACTAAAAGGAGCGGCAAAAACGGCTTCACAGTATACGAGGCCTGA
- a CDS encoding efflux RND transporter periplasmic adaptor subunit, protein MTNNNDNGFFKKKGTERKRLFLIIGAAVLLLTFIGIYSRREAIFSKTQNSNGSQPAAVKVQTVKADKVVRESIIQNTSIDAVDRVKILPRVTGRLEKLHVLRGDTVKKGQTIATLEHDQQDALIGSVRAQEASAKADSERARAEMMNAKTNLDRYARLVKEGFSTQQQYDSVETAYTSARASYNAALAKEKQAAAELERVSSAKADYIMVAPIDGTVLDDFSLTTGAMISPSSPLLDIADLSRLKATLKVPESKIFAVKAGMPVFLRFDALPAEEFIGKVTRIDQYVDPSTRTSNVEIELDNRETGGRLRPGMFGQASIIEREIANAVLIPENALHESEKGFYVLLEENGTAKLREVSTGVRQGALIHITGGLNEGERVIIFGGSTLNDGDSVTVGGEENNKDKSE, encoded by the coding sequence ATGACGAACAACAACGACAATGGCTTTTTTAAGAAAAAGGGCACTGAAAGAAAGAGGCTTTTCCTGATAATCGGAGCGGCAGTGCTTTTGCTGACCTTTATTGGCATATACAGCAGAAGGGAGGCAATATTTTCCAAAACCCAGAACAGCAACGGATCTCAGCCTGCCGCGGTCAAGGTCCAGACTGTCAAAGCCGATAAGGTCGTCAGGGAGAGCATAATCCAGAACACTTCGATAGACGCGGTAGACAGGGTAAAGATCCTGCCGAGGGTAACGGGGAGGCTTGAAAAACTCCATGTGCTCCGGGGTGACACCGTGAAGAAGGGACAGACGATAGCCACCCTTGAACACGACCAGCAGGATGCCCTGATAGGTTCGGTCCGGGCACAGGAGGCATCCGCGAAAGCAGATTCCGAGAGGGCAAGGGCTGAGATGATGAACGCGAAGACCAACCTCGACAGGTACGCAAGGCTTGTCAAAGAGGGCTTCAGCACGCAGCAGCAGTACGATTCCGTAGAGACCGCCTATACAAGCGCAAGGGCTTCCTACAATGCGGCACTTGCCAAAGAGAAACAGGCGGCCGCAGAGCTGGAGCGAGTAAGCTCAGCAAAGGCGGATTACATAATGGTCGCCCCGATAGACGGAACAGTGCTGGATGATTTCTCACTCACTACGGGAGCGATGATATCGCCCAGCTCTCCCCTGCTTGACATCGCCGACCTCAGCAGGCTCAAGGCAACGCTGAAAGTTCCCGAATCCAAGATCTTCGCCGTGAAAGCAGGAATGCCGGTCTTCCTCAGGTTTGACGCATTGCCGGCTGAGGAGTTCATCGGTAAGGTAACGAGGATCGACCAGTATGTAGACCCCTCAACAAGAACGAGCAACGTCGAGATAGAGCTGGACAACAGGGAGACGGGCGGAAGGCTCCGCCCGGGAATGTTCGGCCAGGCTTCCATAATTGAGAGGGAAATAGCGAACGCAGTTTTGATACCTGAGAACGCCCTTCACGAAAGTGAAAAAGGGTTCTATGTCCTGCTTGAAGAAAATGGGACCGCGAAGCTTCGTGAAGTTTCGACCGGCGTAAGGCAAGGGGCCCTGATACACATTACAGGAGGACTTAATGAGGGAGAGAGGGTTATAATCTTCGGAGGAAGCACTCTCAACGACGGAGACAGCGTAACTGTCGGCGGAGAAGAGAATAACAAGGATAAATCTGAATAG
- a CDS encoding amidohydrolase family protein — MIIDFHTHIFPDGFADRAMSVLSANGNVGYAAPATLNGLVASMDERGVDRSVVLNVVTKESQHENVLSFAKETDSERVIAFGSVLPSSVYALEYVWKISDEGLRGIKFHPALQRIYADDEQYFPIYDLARALNLIAVFHVGFDYSFPDEMNASPESMMKIARNFPGLRIVAAHLGGLKMADEVLEAVAGQADIYMDTAYCAEPWLDRGMMKEIIRKHGADKILFGSDYPWHMPSQEISLIRSLDISEEEKEMILGGNAGRLLGI, encoded by the coding sequence ATGATAATAGATTTCCATACGCACATATTTCCGGACGGATTCGCCGACCGCGCGATGTCAGTTTTGTCAGCCAATGGCAATGTCGGATACGCGGCCCCTGCGACCTTGAACGGACTTGTTGCATCAATGGATGAGCGCGGGGTCGACAGGTCTGTTGTCCTTAACGTCGTCACAAAGGAGAGCCAGCATGAGAATGTCCTTAGCTTCGCGAAGGAGACAGATTCGGAGAGGGTCATAGCCTTCGGTTCTGTACTCCCAAGTTCGGTATATGCACTTGAGTATGTCTGGAAGATCTCCGACGAAGGACTCAGAGGCATCAAGTTCCATCCTGCGCTCCAGCGGATATATGCCGATGACGAACAGTACTTTCCGATATATGACCTTGCCCGTGCGCTTAACCTGATCGCAGTCTTCCACGTAGGTTTCGATTACTCGTTCCCTGACGAAATGAATGCCTCGCCTGAATCGATGATGAAAATAGCAAGGAATTTCCCAGGACTCAGGATCGTTGCGGCCCACTTAGGCGGACTGAAGATGGCAGACGAAGTACTCGAGGCGGTGGCAGGACAGGCGGACATCTATATGGACACGGCTTACTGCGCCGAACCCTGGCTGGACAGGGGAATGATGAAGGAGATCATACGGAAGCACGGGGCGGATAAAATACTGTTCGGCAGCGACTACCCATGGCACATGCCTTCTCAGGAAATATCACTGATCAGATCGCTTGATATATCGGAAGAGGAGAAAGAGATGATACTCGGGGGAAACGCCGGACGGCTGCTGGGGATATGA
- a CDS encoding Crp/Fnr family transcriptional regulator yields the protein MIHDGPLISLMEKSFSFWDKLSDLEKEALKGNVSDIKYEKGTCLGGSDDSCAGVFLIRSGTLRVYMLSEDGKDLTLFRLESGDVCILSASCVLKLVRFEVLIEAETECRILVINAQFFSELAERNVWVENFSYKVAALRFSDVMDAIQRIFFLSIDKRLANFLLEEMEIKGTDVISLTHEQIARYIGSAREVVSRTLKSFYVMGAVELSRGGIKIIDKKLLQSMSR from the coding sequence TTGATCCACGATGGACCGCTGATATCCCTTATGGAAAAGAGCTTTTCTTTCTGGGACAAGCTTAGTGACCTTGAAAAAGAAGCTCTCAAGGGCAATGTATCTGACATAAAATACGAAAAGGGGACCTGCCTCGGCGGAAGTGATGATTCCTGCGCAGGTGTCTTCCTGATAAGATCAGGGACGCTAAGGGTATATATGCTTTCCGAGGATGGCAAGGACCTGACGCTTTTCCGCCTGGAGTCAGGCGATGTCTGTATCCTTTCTGCCTCATGTGTCCTGAAGCTAGTCCGTTTTGAAGTATTAATCGAGGCTGAAACAGAGTGCAGGATACTTGTGATAAACGCGCAATTCTTTTCCGAACTTGCGGAGAGGAACGTATGGGTCGAGAATTTTTCTTACAAAGTGGCTGCCCTCCGTTTCTCGGATGTCATGGATGCCATACAGCGGATCTTCTTCCTGAGTATCGACAAGAGGCTGGCAAACTTTCTGCTGGAAGAGATGGAGATAAAGGGGACTGATGTTATATCTCTGACGCATGAACAGATCGCCAGGTATATTGGCAGCGCCAGAGAAGTTGTCTCAAGGACGCTTAAGTCCTTCTACGTGATGGGGGCGGTCGAACTTTCCAGAGGCGGGATAAAAATAATCGATAAAAAGCTGCTTCAGAGCATGAGCAGGTGA
- a CDS encoding 4Fe-4S binding protein, with amino-acid sequence MSVSRSWKDKMWISSLFYFSLGFFNIMFAWLGMICFVIPILMSMSGREKTFCNSYCGRGQLFTLLGSRKKISLNMDLPAFLKSKWFRYGFLLFFMVMFINMLFATWTVFSGSGSLNEAVRLFWTFDVPWEWANRAGEGIPLWTVQFAYGFYSLMLTSLILGLLSMLIFKPRSWCVYCPMGTATQIICKIKEGEKL; translated from the coding sequence ATGAGCGTGAGCAGGAGCTGGAAGGACAAAATGTGGATCTCCTCTCTCTTCTACTTCTCACTTGGCTTCTTCAACATAATGTTCGCATGGCTGGGCATGATCTGCTTTGTCATTCCCATACTGATGTCAATGTCCGGCAGGGAGAAGACCTTCTGCAACAGCTACTGCGGGAGGGGACAGCTCTTTACGCTTCTCGGCTCGAGGAAAAAGATCTCCCTCAACATGGACCTCCCGGCATTTTTGAAAAGCAAATGGTTTCGTTATGGATTTCTCCTGTTCTTTATGGTCATGTTCATCAACATGCTCTTTGCGACATGGACTGTATTTTCGGGAAGCGGGAGCCTGAATGAAGCGGTAAGACTCTTCTGGACCTTCGATGTGCCATGGGAGTGGGCAAACAGGGCCGGGGAAGGCATTCCGCTCTGGACAGTACAGTTTGCCTATGGTTTTTACAGCCTCATGCTCACGTCACTCATACTTGGCCTTTTGAGCATGCTTATCTTTAAACCCAGGTCCTGGTGCGTATATTGCCCTATGGGCACCGCTACCCAGATTATTTGCAAAATAAAGGAAGGAGAGAAACTGTAA
- a CDS encoding 4Fe-4S binding protein translates to MAISVKKRRQARVLHQDCVACGACVNVCPISAISIYKGIWADVDPNKCIGCSKCERICPPSAITMGVLE, encoded by the coding sequence ATGGCGATATCAGTCAAAAAAAGGAGACAGGCAAGAGTATTGCACCAAGATTGTGTGGCCTGCGGCGCATGCGTCAACGTATGCCCGATCAGCGCAATTTCCATATATAAGGGGATATGGGCTGATGTGGACCCGAATAAGTGCATCGGATGCTCCAAATGTGAAAGGATCTGCCCTCCCTCCGCAATAACAATGGGGGTTTTGGAATGA